In a genomic window of Ranitomeya imitator isolate aRanImi1 chromosome 5, aRanImi1.pri, whole genome shotgun sequence:
- the CIAO2B gene encoding cytosolic iron-sulfur assembly component 2B, translated as MVGSSQLENANPLIYERSGERQVTAQDEDEELPDRIDDREIFDLIRSINDPEHPLSLEELNVVEEIRVKADDAGSAVSVEFTPTIPHCSMATLIGLSIKVKLLRSLPERFKVDVHITPGTHASEHAVNKQLADKERVAAALENSHLLEVVNQCLSARS; from the exons ATGGTGGGCAGCAGTCAGCTGGAGAACGCGAACCCCCTGATCTATGAGCGCAGCGGGGAGCGGCAGGTGACGGCCCAGGACGAGGACGAGGAGCTGCCCGACAGAATCGATGACCGGGAGATATTTG ATCTGATCCGCTCCATTAATGACCCGGAGCATCCGCTGAGCCTGGAGGAGCTGAACGTGGTGGAGGAGATCCGGGTGAAG GCAGACGATGCCGGGAGCGCGGTGTCCGTGGAGTTCACCCCCACCATCCCGCACTGCAGCATGGCCACCCTCATCGGACTGTCCATTAAAGTCAAGCTCTTGCGTTCACTGCCCGAGCGCTTTAAG GTGGACGTTCACATTACGCCGGGTACGCACGCCTCCGAACACGCAG TGAATAAGCAGCTGGCGGACAAGGAGCGGGTGGCGGCCGCCCTGGAGAATTCCCATTTGCTGGAAGTCGTGAACCAGTGCCTGTCCGCGAGGTCCTAG